A genomic region of Microtus ochrogaster isolate Prairie Vole_2 chromosome 15, MicOch1.0, whole genome shotgun sequence contains the following coding sequences:
- the LOC101983884 gene encoding olfactory receptor 10AD1-like produces the protein MFLLPPSSNRPQTADLRNSSTVSEFILVGFEQSPPSTRALLFALFLALYSLAMAMNGLIIFITWTDPRLNSPMYFFLGHLSFLDICFITTTIPQMLIHLVTKNHTVSFASCMTQMYLVFLVGVAECILLAFMAYDRYVAICHPLNYAQIMSPQVCVRLVCSSWIFGMTNGIFLEYISFRNPFCKENHIENFFCEAPIVIALSCGDPKLSMKLIFLDAIVVLFSPMVLIVTSYARILASILSRSSSSGKGKTFSTCASHLTVVIFLYTSAMFSYMNPRSTHGPDKDKPFSLLYTIIIPMCNPIIYSFRNKEMKGAMGRALGRGSLASAAPAQKETRWRRFFQ, from the coding sequence ATGTTTCTCCTGCCCCCCTCCTCAAACAGGCCCCAGACAGCAGACCTGAGGAACAGCAGCACAGTCTCAGAGTTCATCCTCGTGGGCTTTGAGCAGAGTCCCCCTTCCACACGGGCATTGCTCTTCGCCCTCTTCCTGGCTCTCTACAGCCTCGCCATGGCCATGAATGgcctcatcatcttcatcacctGGACTGACCCCAGACTCAACagccccatgtacttcttccttggACACTTGTCTTTCCTGGACATCTgcttcatcaccaccaccatcccacaGATGTTGATCCATCTGGTGACCAAGAACCACACAGTCTCCTTTGCCTCTTGTATGACCCAGATGTACTTGGTCTTTCTAGTGGGTGTGGCCGAATGCATCCTCTTGGCTTTCATGGCCTATGACCGTTATGTCGCCATCTGCCACCCCCTGAACTATGCCCAGATCATGAGCCCTCAGGTGTGTGTCagactggtgtgctcttcctggaTCTTTGGGATGACCAATGGCATCTTTCTTGAGTATATATCATTCCGGAATCCTTTCTGTAAAGAAAACCACATAGAAAACTTCTTCTGCGAGGCCCCCATAGTGATTGCTCTCTCCTGTGGGGACCCCAAGCTCAGCATGAAGTTGATCTTTCTTGATGCCATTGTAGTGCTTTTCAGCCCCATGGTGCTTATTGTCACCTCCTATGCCCGCATCCTGGCCTCCATCCTTAGCAGATCCTCTTCCTCGGGTAAGGGGAAGACATTCTCCACGTGTGCCTCCCACCTGACTGTGGTCATCTTTTTGTACACCTCAGCCATGTTCTCTTACATGAACCCGCGTAGTACGCATGGGCCTGACAAAGACaagcctttctccctcctctacACCATCATCATCCCCATGTGCAACCCCATCATCTACAGCTTCCGCAACAAGGAAATGAAGGGGGCCATGGGGAGAGCCCTTGGGAGAGGCAGCCTGGCTTCAGCTGCACCTGCCCAGAAGGAAACCCGCTGGAGACGTTTCTTTCAGTGA